A genomic window from Blastococcus saxobsidens DD2 includes:
- the dnaN gene encoding DNA polymerase III subunit beta yields MKFRVAREVLADAVAWTARSLPPRPSVPVLAGILLEADGNLLSVSGFDYEVSARAEVDVQTSESGRVLVPGRLLAEITRALPPHPVEITAEGPRLAITCSNARFSLPTLPVEDYPSLPSMPSAAGIVDSDVFAEAVAQVAIAAGRDDTLPMLTGVRLEIDDDRITLAATDRYRLAVREFTWRPETSGLSAAVLVPARTLAEAAKTLTSGPEITLSLSSGSSGEGILGLSGKDRRTTTRLLDAEFVKYRAIMPNESLANATLPVGLFTDAAKRVALVAERGTPLRCEFTPGQVTLRAGGSDDEGQAEERCDVDFEGEPLTIGFNPTFLLDGLAAVHTDHARMDFTSPLKPAVLSGVDEPSTDDDKPAAPAAPPGSYRYLIMPVRLPG; encoded by the coding sequence ATGAAGTTCCGGGTGGCACGTGAGGTGCTCGCCGACGCCGTCGCCTGGACGGCGCGCAGCCTGCCCCCGCGGCCGTCGGTGCCGGTCCTGGCGGGCATCCTGCTCGAGGCCGACGGGAACCTGCTGTCGGTCTCCGGCTTCGACTACGAGGTGTCGGCACGCGCCGAGGTCGACGTCCAGACCAGCGAGAGCGGTCGCGTGCTCGTCCCGGGCCGGCTGCTCGCCGAGATCACCCGGGCGCTGCCCCCGCACCCGGTCGAGATCACCGCCGAGGGCCCGCGCCTGGCCATCACCTGCAGCAACGCGCGCTTCAGCCTGCCGACCCTGCCGGTCGAGGACTACCCCTCCCTGCCGTCGATGCCGTCCGCCGCGGGCATCGTCGACAGCGACGTCTTCGCCGAGGCGGTGGCACAGGTCGCCATCGCCGCCGGCCGCGACGACACGCTCCCGATGCTCACCGGTGTCCGCCTGGAGATCGACGACGACCGGATCACGCTGGCCGCCACCGACCGCTACCGCCTCGCCGTCCGCGAGTTCACCTGGCGGCCGGAGACCTCCGGCCTGTCGGCGGCCGTGCTCGTGCCCGCCCGCACGCTCGCCGAGGCGGCCAAGACGCTGACCAGCGGCCCGGAGATCACGTTGTCGTTGTCCTCGGGCAGCTCCGGTGAGGGCATCCTGGGCCTGTCCGGCAAGGACCGTCGGACGACGACGCGGCTGCTCGACGCCGAGTTCGTGAAGTACCGCGCGATCATGCCCAACGAGTCGCTGGCCAACGCCACGCTGCCGGTCGGCCTGTTCACCGACGCCGCCAAGCGGGTCGCGCTGGTCGCCGAGCGCGGTACGCCGCTGCGCTGCGAGTTCACCCCCGGTCAGGTCACCCTCCGGGCCGGGGGCAGCGACGACGAGGGCCAGGCCGAGGAGCGCTGCGACGTCGACTTCGAGGGCGAGCCGCTGACCATCGGCTTCAACCCGACATTCCTGCTCGACGGGCTCGCCGCCGTGCACACCGACCACGCGCGGATGGACTTCACCAGCCCGCTCAAGCCCGCGGTGCTATCCGGCGTCGACGAGCCGTCGACCGACGACGACAAGCCGGCGGCCCCGGCCGCGCCCCCCGGCAGCTACCGGTACCTGATCATGCCGGTGCGGCTGCCGGGTTGA
- the gnd gene encoding phosphogluconate dehydrogenase (NAD(+)-dependent, decarboxylating), with product MTTTTKGGIVQLGLIGLGKMGGNMAERLRRAGHEVVGYDRAPGKRDVESLPELVEALSAPRVVWVMVPSGDPTKATVKELAELLSPGDVVIDGGNSKYTDDQVHDVMMREKGIGYIDAGVSGGVWGLENGYALMVGGTKEDVAKAQPIFDALKPPAPHDESGQEMPGAGFVHAGPVGAGHFSKMVHNGIEYALMQAYGEGYELLAAVDLVEDVPGVIASWTQGTVIRSWLLDLLVRALDEDPELDGISGYAEDSGEGRWTVEQAIENAVPVPTIAASLFARFSSRQDDSPTMKAVAALRNQFGGHAVRAVQAQEAERPA from the coding sequence ATGACCACGACGACGAAGGGCGGGATCGTGCAGCTGGGGCTGATCGGGCTGGGCAAGATGGGCGGCAACATGGCCGAGCGGCTGCGCCGCGCCGGTCACGAGGTCGTGGGCTACGACCGCGCGCCGGGCAAGCGCGACGTGGAGAGCCTGCCGGAGCTGGTGGAGGCGCTGAGCGCACCACGGGTGGTCTGGGTCATGGTGCCCTCGGGTGATCCGACGAAGGCGACCGTCAAGGAGCTGGCCGAACTGCTCAGCCCGGGCGACGTCGTCATCGACGGCGGCAACTCCAAGTACACCGACGACCAGGTGCACGACGTCATGATGCGCGAGAAGGGCATCGGCTACATCGACGCCGGCGTCTCCGGCGGTGTCTGGGGCCTGGAGAACGGCTACGCCCTGATGGTCGGCGGCACCAAGGAGGACGTCGCCAAGGCACAGCCGATCTTCGACGCCCTCAAGCCGCCGGCACCGCACGACGAGTCCGGGCAGGAGATGCCGGGCGCCGGGTTCGTGCACGCCGGGCCGGTGGGCGCCGGCCACTTCAGCAAGATGGTCCACAACGGCATCGAGTACGCGCTGATGCAGGCCTACGGCGAGGGCTACGAGCTGCTGGCCGCCGTCGACCTCGTCGAGGACGTCCCGGGCGTCATCGCGTCTTGGACCCAGGGCACGGTCATCCGGTCCTGGCTGCTCGACCTGCTGGTCCGGGCGCTGGACGAGGACCCGGAGCTCGACGGGATCAGCGGCTACGCCGAGGACTCCGGCGAGGGCCGCTGGACCGTCGAGCAGGCGATCGAGAACGCCGTCCCCGTGCCGACCATCGCCGCCTCGCTGTTCGCCCGCTTCTCCTCCCGCCAGGACGACTCGCCGACGATGAAGGCGGTCGCCGCGCTGCGCAACCAGTTCGGCGGGCACGCGGTGCGCGCCGTCCAGGCGCAGGAGGCCGAGCGGCCCGCGTGA
- the recF gene encoding DNA replication/repair protein RecF (All proteins in this family for which functions are known are DNA-binding proteins that assist the filamentation of RecA onto DNA for the initiation of recombination or recombinational repair.) — MYLRHLQVGSFRSWERVDLGLPPGPTVFVGRNGEGKTNLVEAVGYLATMSSHRVSGDAPLVRHGAAQAVVRAALRRGDRELLVEVEINPGRANRVRVNRGPLPRPRELLGLVRTVLFAPEDLALVRGDPTERRRFLDELLATRTPRLAGVRSDYERVLKQRNALLKTARLARGKAVETLDVWDGHLTDLGGQLLAARLRLVADLAPYVGESYAGVAGDGAAVAGLGYSSTVPLAGDGAALVAGAELPTVAELTEAMRARVAERRGDELDRGMTLVGPHRDDLVIHLGPAPAKGFASHGESWSLALALKLATFALLRTDGEDPILVLDDVFATLDTERRAALAAVARSAEQTLITAAVIDDVPAELRSTRVEVGNGMALVVKDAVPAGNGEPS; from the coding sequence GTGTACCTCAGGCACCTCCAGGTCGGCTCCTTCCGCAGCTGGGAGCGGGTGGACCTGGGCCTGCCCCCGGGGCCGACCGTCTTCGTCGGCCGCAACGGGGAGGGCAAGACCAACCTCGTCGAGGCCGTCGGCTACCTCGCCACCATGAGCAGCCACCGGGTGTCCGGCGACGCGCCGCTGGTGCGGCACGGCGCCGCGCAGGCGGTGGTGCGTGCCGCCCTCCGCCGTGGTGACCGGGAGCTGCTCGTCGAGGTCGAGATCAACCCCGGGAGGGCCAACCGGGTGCGGGTCAACCGCGGCCCCCTGCCCCGCCCGCGGGAACTGCTGGGCCTGGTGCGCACCGTGCTGTTCGCACCCGAGGACCTCGCCCTGGTCCGCGGCGACCCCACCGAGCGGCGCCGCTTCCTCGACGAGCTGCTCGCCACCCGGACCCCGCGGCTGGCGGGGGTCCGCAGCGACTACGAGCGGGTGCTCAAGCAGCGCAACGCACTGCTGAAGACCGCCCGGCTCGCCCGCGGCAAGGCCGTGGAGACCCTGGACGTCTGGGACGGGCACCTGACCGACCTCGGCGGTCAGCTCCTGGCCGCCCGGCTCCGGCTCGTCGCCGACCTCGCGCCCTACGTCGGCGAGTCCTACGCCGGCGTCGCCGGTGACGGTGCCGCCGTGGCGGGGCTCGGCTACAGCTCGACCGTGCCGCTCGCCGGCGACGGCGCGGCCCTGGTCGCCGGCGCCGAGCTGCCGACGGTGGCCGAGCTCACCGAGGCGATGCGCGCCCGGGTCGCCGAGCGCCGCGGCGACGAGCTGGACCGGGGCATGACGCTGGTCGGGCCGCACCGCGACGACCTGGTCATCCACCTCGGTCCGGCGCCGGCGAAGGGCTTCGCCAGCCACGGGGAGTCGTGGTCGCTGGCGCTCGCGCTCAAGCTGGCCACCTTCGCGCTGCTGCGGACCGACGGCGAGGATCCGATCCTGGTCCTCGACGACGTCTTCGCCACCCTCGATACCGAGCGGCGGGCCGCGCTGGCCGCCGTCGCCCGGTCGGCCGAGCAGACGCTGATCACGGCGGCGGTGATCGACGACGTGCCGGCCGAGCTGCGGTCGACCCGCGTCGAGGTGGGGAACGGGATGGCGCTGGTGGTCAAGGACGCCGTCCCGGCCGGGAACGGGGAGCCGTCGTGA
- a CDS encoding DUF721 domain-containing protein, whose amino-acid sequence MSEERPARPSDIARAALEAARAASAARPKPTRRRIAGPKRAWSGPGPGADDPQPLGRLVDSLVSQQDWSSQTLVGSVFGRWDAIVGPDIASHCRPETLSEGELLVVAESTAWATQLRLLAPSILGKLHAQVGGDVVTRLRVVGPTAPSWKKGPRSVRGRGPRDTYG is encoded by the coding sequence GTGAGCGAGGAGCGCCCGGCGCGGCCCAGCGACATCGCCCGTGCCGCCCTGGAGGCGGCGCGCGCGGCGTCGGCCGCCCGCCCGAAGCCGACCCGCCGCCGGATCGCCGGCCCGAAGCGTGCCTGGAGCGGTCCGGGACCCGGCGCCGACGACCCGCAGCCGCTGGGCCGGCTGGTGGACTCGCTGGTCAGTCAGCAGGACTGGTCCTCGCAGACCTTGGTGGGGTCGGTGTTCGGCCGGTGGGACGCGATCGTCGGCCCGGACATCGCCTCCCACTGCCGCCCGGAGACGCTGTCCGAGGGGGAACTCCTCGTCGTCGCCGAGTCCACGGCGTGGGCCACCCAGCTGCGACTGCTCGCCCCCTCGATCCTGGGCAAGCTGCATGCGCAGGTCGGCGGGGACGTCGTGACGCGGTTGCGCGTTGTCGGTCCGACGGCCCCGAGCTGGAAGAAGGGCCCGCGCTCGGTGCGCGGGCGGGGGCCCCGCGACACCTACGGATGA
- the dnaA gene encoding chromosomal replication initiator protein DnaA, producing the protein MADATLDLATVWDQIRERLATSLSPQQNAMLNLTRPLGLVEDTAVLAAPNEFTQTVLESRMRRVLAEALSEQFGRDIRVAVQLEDAPVAPPADSRDDEPVRRPWSAAEAQRAEEDRATRDRADDGRSAFGVRTDVVGTAAPWDRHATAERPAPADFPPVRELHPADGPQRPPVDRGAPEDWSTTWGSGTSDFGAGSGGRDWGGGDDRSADVLPFDVDASASEQRRSGGGSGARPRRPESGRPAGLDPGLNSKYVFDSFVIGNSNRFAHAAAVAVAEAPARAYNPLFIYGESGLGKTHLLHAIGHYAARMFPNVRVRYVSTEEFTNEFINLVHSGRAEDFRRRYRDIDFLLIDDIQFLERAERTQEEFFHTFNTLHNASKQIVITSDRPPKKLTTLEDRLRTRFEWGLITDVQAPDLETRIAILRKKAWGERLQVPDPVLEFIASKVQTNIRELEGALIRVTAFASLNKQQVDLPLAELVLKDLISDEQGPQITAAIIMAATAEYFSVTMEELQGTNRSRTLVNARQIAMYLCRELTELSLPRIGASFGGKDHTTVMHAVKKITNLMSERRATYTQVTELTARIKSRARQ; encoded by the coding sequence ATGGCCGATGCCACGCTGGACCTGGCGACGGTCTGGGACCAGATCCGCGAGCGGCTGGCGACCAGCCTCTCCCCGCAGCAGAACGCGATGCTGAACCTCACCCGGCCGCTGGGCCTGGTCGAGGACACCGCGGTGCTCGCCGCGCCCAACGAGTTCACCCAGACCGTGCTCGAGTCCCGGATGCGCCGGGTGCTGGCCGAGGCGCTGTCGGAGCAGTTCGGCCGGGACATCCGCGTCGCCGTGCAGCTCGAGGACGCACCGGTCGCACCGCCGGCGGATTCCCGCGACGACGAGCCGGTCCGCCGGCCGTGGTCGGCAGCCGAGGCGCAGCGCGCCGAGGAGGACCGCGCCACCCGGGACCGGGCCGACGACGGCCGCAGCGCCTTCGGGGTGCGCACCGACGTCGTGGGAACCGCCGCGCCCTGGGACCGCCATGCCACCGCGGAGCGGCCGGCACCCGCGGACTTCCCCCCGGTGCGCGAGCTGCACCCGGCCGACGGGCCGCAGCGTCCGCCCGTGGACCGGGGCGCCCCCGAGGACTGGAGCACCACGTGGGGGAGCGGCACCAGCGACTTCGGCGCCGGCTCCGGTGGCCGCGACTGGGGTGGCGGGGACGACCGCAGCGCCGACGTGCTGCCCTTCGACGTCGACGCGTCGGCGAGCGAACAGCGCCGATCCGGTGGTGGCTCCGGCGCCCGTCCCCGCCGACCGGAGTCCGGCCGGCCGGCCGGGCTGGACCCCGGCCTGAACTCCAAGTACGTCTTCGACTCCTTCGTCATCGGCAACAGCAACCGGTTCGCCCACGCCGCGGCCGTGGCCGTGGCCGAGGCGCCGGCCCGCGCCTACAACCCGCTGTTCATCTACGGGGAGTCCGGGCTGGGCAAGACACACCTGCTGCACGCGATCGGCCACTACGCCGCGCGGATGTTCCCCAACGTGCGGGTGCGGTACGTGAGCACCGAGGAGTTCACCAACGAGTTCATCAACCTGGTGCACTCCGGCCGGGCCGAGGACTTCCGCCGGCGCTACCGGGACATCGACTTCCTGCTGATCGACGACATCCAGTTCCTCGAGCGCGCCGAGCGCACGCAGGAGGAGTTCTTCCACACCTTCAACACGCTGCACAACGCCAGCAAGCAGATCGTGATCACCTCCGACCGTCCGCCGAAGAAGCTGACGACGCTGGAGGACCGGCTGCGCACCCGGTTCGAGTGGGGTCTCATCACCGACGTCCAGGCGCCGGACCTGGAGACCCGCATCGCGATCCTGCGGAAGAAGGCCTGGGGCGAGCGGCTGCAGGTGCCCGACCCGGTGCTGGAGTTCATCGCCAGCAAGGTGCAGACGAACATCCGCGAGCTGGAAGGTGCGCTCATCCGGGTCACCGCGTTCGCCAGCCTCAACAAGCAGCAGGTTGACCTGCCCCTCGCCGAGCTGGTGCTCAAGGACCTGATCAGCGACGAGCAGGGCCCGCAGATCACCGCCGCGATCATCATGGCCGCCACGGCGGAGTACTTCTCCGTGACGATGGAGGAGCTGCAGGGCACCAACCGCAGCCGGACGCTGGTCAACGCCCGGCAGATCGCGATGTACCTGTGCCGGGAGCTCACCGAGCTGTCCCTGCCGCGGATCGGGGCCTCCTTCGGCGGCAAGGACCACACCACGGTCATGCACGCCGTCAAGAAGATCACCAACCTGATGAGCGAGCGACGGGCCACGTACACGCAGGTCACCGAGCTGACCGCACGGATCAAGAGCCGCGCCCGGCAGTGA